One genomic region from Salipiger sp. CCB-MM3 encodes:
- the choV gene encoding choline ABC transporter ATP-binding protein, whose translation MTTAVKIDNVSIVFGEEPDTALPLMDEGLDRATIQDRTGQVLGVHDCNLDVEEGEILVLMGLSGSGKSTLLRGINGLNPVVRGGVHVREGDSLVNVTEAAPADLRRIRRERVAMVFQQFGLLPWRSVAENVGLGLELGGMGKADRRKKVLEQLELVGLSDWADNKVGELSGGMQQRVGLARAFATEAPILLMDEPFSALDPLIRTKLQDELLELQAKLKRTIIFVSHDLDEAFKIGNRIAIMEGGRIVQCGTPNEIAGDPANDYVAEFVAHSNPLSFLRAKDVMQPVEGVAEVEVDEETPVLDFAAGMTERNAPVAVTRGGVRVGLVTPATLLERLVASQS comes from the coding sequence ATGACCACCGCTGTCAAAATCGACAATGTCTCCATCGTCTTCGGCGAAGAGCCGGACACCGCGCTACCGCTGATGGACGAGGGGCTGGACCGCGCCACAATCCAAGACCGCACCGGGCAGGTGCTGGGTGTGCACGACTGCAACCTCGACGTCGAAGAGGGCGAAATCCTTGTGCTCATGGGCCTGTCGGGCTCGGGCAAATCGACGCTGCTGCGCGGCATCAACGGGCTCAACCCGGTGGTGCGCGGCGGGGTGCATGTGCGCGAGGGCGACAGCCTCGTCAACGTCACCGAGGCCGCGCCCGCCGACCTGCGCCGCATCCGCCGCGAGCGCGTCGCCATGGTGTTCCAGCAGTTCGGCCTGCTGCCGTGGCGCTCGGTTGCAGAGAACGTCGGGCTGGGTCTTGAACTGGGCGGCATGGGCAAGGCCGATCGCCGCAAGAAGGTGCTCGAACAGCTTGAGCTCGTGGGGCTTTCCGACTGGGCCGACAATAAGGTCGGCGAGCTGTCGGGCGGCATGCAGCAGCGCGTGGGCCTCGCGCGGGCCTTTGCCACCGAGGCACCGATCCTGCTGATGGACGAGCCCTTCTCGGCGCTCGACCCGCTGATCCGCACCAAGCTGCAGGACGAGCTTCTGGAACTGCAAGCCAAGCTCAAGCGCACGATCATCTTCGTCAGCCATGACCTCGACGAGGCGTTCAAGATCGGCAACCGCATCGCGATCATGGAAGGCGGGCGCATCGTGCAATGCGGCACGCCGAACGAGATCGCCGGCGATCCGGCGAACGACTATGTGGCCGAGTTCGTGGCGCACTCCAACCCGCTCAGTTTCCTGCGCGCCAAGGACGTGATGCAGCCGGTGGAAGGCGTGGCCGAAGTGGAGGTCGACGAAGAGACCCCGGTGCTCGACTTCGCCGCAGGCATGACCGAGCGCAACGCGCCGGTGGCGGTCACGCGCGGCGGCGTGCGCGTCGGGCTGGTGACGCCCGCGACCCTGCTCGAACGGCTGGTGGCGTCGCAAAGCTGA
- a CDS encoding ABC transporter ATP-binding protein yields MSAPRETVIRVRGLRTQFGSHVVHEDLDLDVYRGEVLGVVGGSGTGKSVLLRAITGLETPAAGDIEAFGTKVLSASSADRERLDDRWGVMFQDGALFSSLTVRENVEVPLQRVPGLTAPLRRALADLKISMVGLPYRAGDAYPSELSGGMRKRAGLARALALDPEIVFLDEPTAGLDPIGAAAFDQLINNLTTALGLTVFLVTHDLDTLYATCDRIAVLAERRVLVTGSLQDMLEVDHPWVQEYFTGPRARLAQAAATKPDAAGPQAGAD; encoded by the coding sequence ATGAGCGCGCCGCGTGAGACGGTGATCCGGGTGCGCGGGCTGCGCACGCAGTTTGGCAGCCATGTGGTGCATGAGGATCTCGATCTGGATGTCTACCGCGGCGAGGTGCTGGGCGTTGTCGGCGGCTCGGGCACCGGCAAGTCGGTGCTGCTGCGGGCGATCACCGGGCTGGAGACGCCCGCCGCCGGAGACATCGAGGCCTTTGGCACCAAGGTGCTGAGCGCCAGCAGCGCCGACCGTGAAAGGCTCGACGACCGCTGGGGTGTGATGTTTCAGGATGGGGCGCTGTTTTCGTCGCTGACCGTGCGCGAGAATGTCGAAGTGCCGTTGCAGCGGGTGCCGGGGCTGACCGCGCCGCTGCGCCGCGCGCTGGCCGATCTGAAGATCTCGATGGTCGGCCTGCCCTACCGCGCGGGCGATGCCTACCCGTCGGAACTGTCTGGCGGGATGCGCAAACGCGCAGGTTTGGCACGGGCGCTGGCGCTCGATCCCGAGATCGTCTTTCTCGACGAGCCCACCGCCGGGCTTGATCCGATCGGCGCTGCGGCCTTCGATCAGCTGATCAACAATCTTACAACGGCGCTGGGACTTACGGTGTTTCTGGTGACGCATGACCTCGACACGCTTTACGCAACCTGCGACCGTATCGCCGTGCTGGCCGAGCGGCGCGTTCTTGTCACCGGCTCGCTGCAGGACATGCTGGAGGTCGATCACCCTTGGGTCCAAGAGTATTTCACCGGACCGCGCGCGCGCCTTGCGCAGGCTGCGGCGACAAAGCCCGACGCTGCCGGGCCGCAGGCCGGGGCTGACTGA
- a CDS encoding LacI family DNA-binding transcriptional regulator, with product MASIKQIAQDIGVSTATVSNALSGKGRVSKDLVARIQARAAELGYQPSSAARALKTGQSGILGLVMPDLTNPLFPRIAQNLSVAAEARGLGILIADSRGSEARQAEALQRLIGRGVDGVVIVPQKGTSPEAPGLPSVTINTVSDPRNTVSADHAGGGALLGRHIRDLGHRHVVLLGGDSVSDVQRDRMRGMTEGLGEGARFETVWGEPGLEDLPDLVRQGATAILATSDLLALAALSHLSRAGLSVPGDVSLTGFDDLPFATAMHPALTTTAQDMATIAERALEVLTGMIAGGAAPAAGHAVPMRLVTRASAAAPRTHKINEDPTKTPTNTE from the coding sequence ATGGCCAGCATCAAGCAGATCGCACAGGATATCGGCGTCTCGACCGCCACCGTCTCGAACGCGCTCTCCGGCAAGGGGCGGGTGTCGAAGGATCTGGTGGCGCGTATCCAGGCGCGCGCGGCAGAGCTCGGTTATCAGCCCAGCAGCGCGGCGCGTGCGCTGAAGACCGGGCAAAGTGGTATCCTCGGCCTTGTCATGCCCGATCTGACCAATCCGCTGTTCCCGCGCATCGCGCAGAACCTCTCGGTTGCCGCCGAGGCGCGGGGCCTTGGCATCCTCATCGCCGACTCCCGTGGCAGCGAGGCGCGGCAGGCCGAAGCCTTGCAACGGTTGATCGGGCGCGGCGTCGACGGGGTGGTGATCGTGCCGCAGAAAGGCACCTCGCCAGAGGCGCCGGGCCTTCCTTCGGTGACCATCAATACGGTCTCGGACCCGCGCAACACCGTCTCGGCCGACCATGCCGGGGGCGGCGCACTGCTGGGGCGGCACATCCGCGATCTGGGCCACCGCCATGTGGTGCTGCTTGGCGGCGACAGCGTGTCGGACGTGCAGCGCGACCGGATGCGCGGCATGACCGAGGGTTTGGGCGAGGGCGCGCGCTTCGAAACCGTATGGGGTGAACCGGGTCTGGAAGACCTGCCGGACCTCGTGCGTCAGGGCGCCACGGCGATCCTTGCAACCTCGGATTTGCTGGCGCTGGCCGCGCTGTCGCATCTTTCGCGCGCGGGGCTTTCGGTGCCCGGCGACGTCAGCCTCACCGGCTTTGACGATCTGCCCTTTGCCACCGCCATGCATCCGGCGCTGACCACCACGGCGCAGGACATGGCAACCATCGCCGAGCGCGCGCTCGAAGTGCTCACCGGCATGATCGCCGGCGGGGCCGCGCCCGCTGCGGGCCATGCGGTGCCCATGCGCCTTGTGACGCGCGCCTCTGCCGCTGCGCCGCGCACGCATAAGATCAACGAAGACCCAACCAAGACCCCGACCAACACGGAGTGA
- a CDS encoding ABC transporter permease, whose protein sequence is MFRNTREGLALALPAAIFSTLLFLVPVCILLSEAFRAESGWSLQGYIDFFSTPLNRTVFLRTLKLGVLVAGTAAVIGYAAAFCIVNLGPKSRGKVFGMVVLPLMISPVARTYAWIVILGRTGIVNEAITGLGLSDTPLRLLFTETAVFLGLLQLFLPLMIISLVSAMENIPRDVVPAARVLGASWIAVFFKVILPLTKEGLVIGGTLVFTGALTAYITPAILGGSKVLMLETLLYQRVNVSNDFVSASVIAMILIVMSFSANLLLKRIATARS, encoded by the coding sequence ATGTTTCGCAACACGCGCGAAGGGCTGGCATTGGCCCTTCCGGCAGCCATCTTCTCGACGCTGCTCTTCCTCGTGCCGGTGTGTATCCTGCTCTCCGAGGCATTCCGGGCCGAGAGCGGCTGGTCGCTGCAGGGCTATATCGATTTCTTCTCCACGCCGCTCAACCGCACGGTCTTTTTGCGCACGCTGAAACTGGGCGTTCTGGTCGCGGGCACGGCGGCGGTGATTGGCTATGCCGCCGCCTTCTGCATCGTCAACCTCGGCCCCAAGTCGCGCGGCAAAGTGTTCGGTATGGTCGTGCTGCCGTTGATGATCTCGCCCGTGGCCCGGACCTACGCGTGGATCGTCATTCTGGGTCGCACCGGCATCGTCAACGAGGCGATCACCGGGCTGGGTCTGTCGGACACGCCGCTGCGGCTGCTGTTCACCGAGACCGCCGTTTTCCTCGGGTTGCTGCAACTGTTCCTGCCGCTGATGATCATCAGCCTCGTGTCGGCGATGGAGAACATCCCGCGTGACGTGGTGCCCGCCGCTCGCGTGCTGGGCGCAAGCTGGATCGCCGTCTTCTTCAAGGTGATCCTGCCGCTGACCAAGGAAGGGCTCGTCATCGGCGGCACGCTGGTCTTCACCGGGGCGCTCACCGCCTATATCACCCCGGCGATCCTCGGCGGCTCCAAGGTGCTGATGCTGGAAACGCTGCTATACCAGCGGGTCAACGTGTCCAACGATTTCGTCTCGGCCAGCGTCATCGCCATGATCCTCATCGTCATGTCCTTCTCGGCGAACCTGCTGCTGAAGCGCATCGCCACCGCCCGGAGCTGA
- a CDS encoding ABC transporter substrate-binding protein, with the protein MKTSLSILALASAFGTAAHAADKTLTISVYSFAQDEYKEALYDPFEAICGCDLVVETGNSVERMAKIEANAADPVIDMAVISTQDALALARKGLIQPLDSSKLSNFDKLYDSAKDPIGDNMAVGYTFYASSIVYRSDLVDIQSWGDLLGDELAGQVALPNITGTQGPLTVMMLGKSMDQEGDLAPVISEIGAHSDDIVTFYSRSSELVQLMNQQEVIAAPVGRFAWGSFKSAGLPFAWAEPKEGQAGGMNVMIMTKDNGNEDLAYQFMDYWLSTEVQTKIGEMLIDSPANKEVELSDEAASNLTYGAAVIDALNILPAAEVLDNREGWVEQWNTEVIQ; encoded by the coding sequence ATGAAGACCTCGCTTTCCATTCTCGCGCTCGCCAGCGCATTCGGCACGGCGGCGCATGCCGCTGACAAAACGCTGACCATCTCGGTCTATTCCTTCGCGCAGGACGAGTACAAAGAGGCGCTCTACGATCCTTTCGAGGCGATCTGCGGCTGCGATCTGGTGGTCGAGACCGGCAACAGCGTCGAGCGTATGGCAAAGATCGAAGCCAATGCCGCCGATCCGGTGATCGACATGGCCGTGATCTCGACGCAGGACGCGCTGGCTCTGGCGCGCAAGGGGCTGATCCAGCCGCTCGACAGCAGCAAGCTCAGCAACTTCGACAAGCTCTACGACAGCGCCAAGGATCCGATCGGCGACAACATGGCCGTGGGCTACACCTTCTATGCCAGCTCCATCGTCTACCGCTCGGATCTGGTGGACATCCAAAGCTGGGGCGACCTGCTGGGCGACGAACTGGCCGGTCAGGTCGCGCTGCCCAACATCACCGGCACGCAGGGTCCGCTCACCGTCATGATGCTGGGCAAGTCGATGGATCAGGAAGGCGATCTCGCGCCGGTGATCTCCGAGATCGGCGCGCATTCCGATGACATCGTGACCTTCTATTCGCGCTCGTCCGAGCTGGTGCAACTGATGAACCAGCAAGAAGTCATCGCCGCCCCGGTGGGCCGCTTCGCATGGGGCAGCTTCAAGAGTGCGGGTCTGCCGTTTGCATGGGCCGAGCCCAAAGAGGGCCAGGCCGGCGGCATGAACGTGATGATCATGACCAAAGACAACGGCAACGAGGACCTGGCCTATCAGTTCATGGACTACTGGCTCTCGACCGAGGTGCAGACCAAGATCGGCGAGATGCTGATCGACAGCCCGGCCAACAAAGAGGTCGAGCTGAGCGACGAGGCGGCCAGCAACCTTACCTATGGGGCCGCTGTGATCGACGCGCTGAACATCCTGCCGGCGGCAGAGGTGCTCGACAATCGCGAAGGCTGGGTCGAGCAGTGGAACACCGAGGTCATCCAGTAA
- a CDS encoding ABC transporter ATP-binding protein, with protein MSDAFVQLSDLTLSYGKSVAVPNLDLSIREGELIALLGPSGCGKTTTMRAIAGLLSPTGGSITIDGRDVTRVPANKRGIGLVFQSYALFPHLTAYENVAFGLRLQKLPEAEIKQRTEEGLATVGLTGFEKRKPAEMSGGQQQRVALARSLVMRPKVLLLDEPLSNLDARLRLEMRTELQRVQKETGITMVFVTHDQAEALALADRIVLMKDGKIEQLGTPFDLYARPQTAFAAEFMGFENIFKVEGEDIVTTKGRLSLAGRPEAPILAWRPDAVTVGSGPHQGRVAACSFAGAHREYVIDSAVGPIKADAAIDLPEVALGETIAFDLPLSTARGLAA; from the coding sequence ATGTCTGACGCTTTCGTCCAACTCTCCGACCTCACCCTCAGCTACGGCAAATCGGTCGCCGTGCCGAACCTCGATCTGTCGATCCGCGAGGGCGAGCTGATCGCGCTGCTCGGGCCGTCGGGCTGCGGCAAAACCACCACCATGCGCGCCATCGCCGGGCTGCTGTCGCCCACCGGCGGCAGCATCACCATCGACGGGCGCGACGTGACCCGCGTGCCCGCTAACAAGCGCGGCATCGGGCTGGTGTTCCAGAGCTACGCGCTCTTCCCGCACCTCACCGCTTATGAGAACGTCGCCTTCGGCCTGCGCCTGCAAAAGCTGCCTGAGGCGGAGATCAAGCAGCGCACCGAGGAAGGGCTGGCGACCGTCGGCCTCACCGGGTTTGAAAAGCGCAAACCGGCTGAGATGTCGGGCGGTCAGCAGCAGCGCGTGGCGCTGGCGCGCAGCCTTGTCATGCGGCCCAAGGTGCTGCTGCTCGACGAGCCGCTGTCGAACCTCGACGCCCGCCTGCGCCTCGAGATGCGCACCGAACTGCAGCGGGTGCAGAAAGAGACCGGCATCACCATGGTCTTCGTCACCCACGATCAGGCCGAAGCGCTGGCGCTCGCCGACCGCATCGTTCTGATGAAGGACGGCAAGATCGAACAACTCGGCACGCCCTTCGATCTCTATGCGCGCCCGCAGACGGCATTTGCGGCGGAATTCATGGGGTTCGAGAATATCTTTAAAGTAGAAGGCGAGGATATTGTGACAACCAAAGGGCGGCTTTCGTTGGCCGGCCGTCCCGAGGCTCCGATCCTCGCATGGCGCCCGGACGCGGTGACCGTGGGCAGCGGCCCGCATCAGGGCCGCGTCGCCGCCTGCAGCTTTGCGGGCGCGCACCGCGAATATGTCATCGACAGCGCGGTCGGCCCGATCAAGGCCGATGCCGCCATCGACCTGCCCGAGGTGGCTTTGGGCGAGACCATCGCCTTCGATCTGCCGCTCTCGACCGCGCGGGGCCTTGCGGCATGA
- a CDS encoding ABC-type transport auxiliary lipoprotein family protein yields the protein MFLSPRSLPSRLPALLLALGLSGCGAIAALDDASTPLEIYELQTPPIQPSAARGSLELVVEPPIASGALSTERIMIRPAPLQAQYLPDVRWSDEAPAMLQTLLVRSLSETGAFASVGRAPLGAQGDYALLGELTDFQAQGAEGGAAVRIRIMLRLVRERDASVVAARTFEVTEPAADTETDTLVAAFDRGTSRILSEVLPWVVGATRGGA from the coding sequence ATGTTCCTGTCCCCGCGATCCCTGCCCTCCCGCCTGCCCGCCTTGCTGCTTGCGCTCGGGCTTTCGGGCTGCGGCGCCATTGCCGCGCTCGACGACGCCTCGACGCCGCTGGAGATCTACGAGTTGCAGACCCCGCCGATCCAGCCTTCGGCGGCGCGCGGGTCGCTGGAACTGGTGGTTGAGCCGCCGATCGCCAGCGGCGCGCTCTCGACCGAGCGGATCATGATCCGCCCGGCACCGCTGCAGGCGCAATATCTGCCCGACGTGCGCTGGTCGGATGAGGCCCCGGCGATGCTGCAGACCCTGCTGGTGCGCAGCCTGTCCGAGACCGGCGCCTTTGCCTCGGTCGGGCGGGCGCCCTTGGGGGCGCAGGGCGACTACGCATTGCTGGGCGAGCTCACCGATTTTCAGGCGCAGGGGGCCGAGGGTGGCGCGGCCGTGCGCATACGGATCATGCTGCGGCTCGTGCGGGAACGCGACGCCTCTGTCGTGGCGGCGCGCACCTTCGAGGTGACCGAGCCCGCCGCAGACACCGAGACCGACACGCTGGTTGCCGCCTTCGACCGCGGCACGTCGCGCATTCTGTCCGAGGTGCTGCCTTGGGTCGTCGGCGCGACGCGCGGCGGCGCCTAA
- a CDS encoding ABC transporter permease — MNTSMRHLANWSILGLTLTFLIGPFLIIILAGASDTEYLAFPPEGLTLRWYLKVFTVESFRASFLLSMALAVFGTLAALLLGVPAAYALNRYDLPMAETVRTIVAAPIIVPGIIVGLALLRYMVVPTGVTVTLALFMAHTALVLPYAVRVVSSSMHNLRADMEEAAVLLGCTRLQAFTKVVLPNIRGGVLAAFILGFVTSFNQVPVSLFLSGPGVRTLPIDMLAYMEITFDPSVAALSALLAFMSLAIVFTAERLLGFSRYV; from the coding sequence ATGAACACCTCCATGCGTCATCTTGCGAATTGGTCCATCTTGGGCCTCACGCTGACCTTCCTGATCGGGCCGTTCCTGATAATCATCCTCGCCGGAGCCTCGGACACCGAATACCTTGCCTTCCCGCCCGAGGGGCTGACCCTGCGCTGGTATCTCAAGGTCTTCACCGTCGAGAGCTTCCGCGCCTCTTTCCTGCTGTCGATGGCGCTGGCGGTCTTCGGCACCCTCGCGGCGCTGCTGCTTGGCGTGCCTGCGGCCTATGCGCTGAACCGCTACGACCTGCCGATGGCCGAGACCGTGCGCACCATCGTCGCCGCGCCGATCATCGTGCCTGGCATCATCGTCGGCCTTGCGCTCCTGCGCTACATGGTGGTGCCCACCGGGGTCACGGTGACGCTGGCGCTTTTCATGGCGCATACCGCGCTGGTGCTGCCCTATGCGGTGCGCGTGGTCAGCTCGTCCATGCACAACCTGCGCGCCGATATGGAAGAGGCCGCCGTGCTGCTCGGCTGCACGCGCCTGCAGGCCTTCACCAAAGTGGTGCTGCCGAACATCCGGGGCGGGGTGCTCGCCGCCTTCATCCTCGGCTTCGTCACCTCCTTCAATCAGGTGCCGGTCTCGCTGTTCCTCTCGGGGCCGGGCGTCCGCACCCTGCCGATCGACATGCTTGCGTATATGGAGATCACCTTCGATCCCTCTGTCGCCGCGCTCTCGGCACTGCTCGCCTTCATGTCGCTCGCCATCGTCTTCACCGCCGAACGCCTGCTGGGATTCTCTCGCTATGTCTGA
- a CDS encoding ABC transporter permease, with translation MSAEHMQVQHEESVGGGRITLSGPLSVQEVGALETALGQVPDGDVSVDLAEVTRMDTAGAWALIAFEQRVAQAGGTVRFENASETATLLLETVRSAMPQPDAAAPAPHGPKAFLEATGKRVIGGFAFLRGLLAYLGLFLAGLLRVITHPREFRFTSLVAHCDDVGLRAVPIVSLMAFLIGVVLAFQGASQLRQFGAEVFVVDLIAISVLRELGILLTAIIVAGRTASAFTAAIGSMKMRQEIDAMRTLGLDPVTVLFVPRILALLLMLPILGLVADIMGLFGGALMSWIELGISPSMFRTRLIEGTDVSHVIVGLVKAPVFALIIGVVGCHAGMQVKGDAESLGRMTSSAVVTAIFAVIVADALFSVFFAELGL, from the coding sequence ATGAGCGCCGAGCATATGCAGGTTCAGCACGAAGAATCAGTCGGAGGCGGGCGGATCACCCTCTCCGGCCCGCTGAGCGTGCAGGAGGTCGGCGCGCTGGAAACGGCGCTTGGCCAAGTGCCCGATGGCGACGTCAGCGTCGATCTGGCCGAGGTGACCCGCATGGACACCGCCGGGGCTTGGGCGCTCATCGCCTTTGAACAGCGCGTGGCGCAGGCAGGCGGCACCGTCCGGTTTGAAAACGCCAGCGAGACGGCGACGTTGCTGCTCGAGACCGTGCGCAGCGCCATGCCGCAGCCCGATGCCGCGGCTCCCGCCCCGCATGGCCCCAAGGCGTTCCTCGAGGCTACGGGCAAGCGGGTCATCGGCGGCTTCGCCTTCCTGCGCGGCTTGCTGGCCTATCTCGGGCTGTTTCTTGCCGGGCTCTTGCGGGTGATCACCCATCCCCGTGAATTCCGCTTCACCTCGCTGGTCGCGCATTGCGACGATGTGGGCCTGCGCGCGGTGCCGATCGTGTCGCTGATGGCCTTTCTGATCGGCGTTGTGCTGGCCTTTCAGGGCGCGAGCCAGTTGCGCCAGTTCGGGGCCGAGGTCTTCGTGGTCGATCTCATCGCCATCTCGGTGCTGCGCGAACTGGGCATACTTCTCACCGCGATCATCGTCGCCGGGCGCACCGCCTCGGCCTTCACCGCCGCCATCGGCTCGATGAAGATGCGGCAGGAGATCGACGCCATGCGCACCCTCGGGCTCGACCCGGTGACTGTGCTCTTTGTGCCGCGCATCCTTGCGCTGCTGCTGATGCTGCCGATCCTCGGTCTGGTGGCCGACATCATGGGGCTGTTCGGCGGCGCGCTGATGTCGTGGATCGAGCTTGGGATCTCGCCCTCGATGTTCCGCACCCGGCTGATCGAGGGCACCGATGTGTCGCATGTGATTGTCGGGCTGGTGAAAGCGCCGGTCTTTGCGCTGATCATCGGCGTGGTGGGCTGCCACGCGGGGATGCAGGTGAAGGGCGACGCGGAATCTCTGGGCCGGATGACCTCGAGCGCTGTGGTGACGGCGATCTTTGCGGTGATCGTCGCCGATGCGCTGTTTTCGGTCTTTTTCGCGGAGCTGGGGCTATGA
- a CDS encoding MlaD family protein, with translation METRANYVLVGAFAIAGFIGLLGFLLWFANVELDKQFDYYDIDFPSVSGLSIASEVRFSGLPVGQVVSLGLSPEGDGSVRVRAEVTAGTPVRSNSLATIEAQGVTGVGYVGITAGSPGARLLSDQAEGDVPMIEAGQSALQSLTEEGPEILSETLELVRELRGLIGGETQARVQTILENVERASADLTNTLDAISSVADSVNGFAEGVGTITESIDTLSRDAGTTLQDASAAMRSVEALSEEARGLIAQGSGSVQVAEDYITTRLGPATEQVQRSVAEIGSRFAALSDRAETLASTFTTTGETATQRLTEARQTLASVDALIAELTQTSRSVDGAAQRLDGLIAGDTSALVAELRTATAEATAVIRDFGQTAGGDLAAIFEDIRSATRSAAQTIDTVGADLTSASGQLDGLAQNASETLEAARTTFANANETLSAINGTLETGDRALVAAERAFDGADKVIRDEVGQITAQLRETLTGLESAIGTVAGEIPEITSELRSASRSAASAFSGLEGAVGDARPALREFSSTALPQFGRLAAEARALIDNLDALTTQIRRDPSRFFLDQRAPEYRR, from the coding sequence ATGGAGACGCGCGCCAATTACGTCCTTGTCGGAGCCTTTGCCATCGCGGGCTTCATCGGCCTTCTGGGTTTCCTGCTGTGGTTCGCCAATGTCGAGCTCGACAAGCAGTTCGACTATTACGACATCGACTTCCCGTCAGTATCGGGCCTGAGCATCGCCTCGGAGGTGCGCTTTTCCGGCCTACCCGTCGGGCAGGTGGTGAGCCTTGGGCTCTCGCCCGAAGGCGACGGCTCGGTGCGGGTGCGGGCCGAGGTGACCGCCGGAACGCCGGTGCGCAGCAATTCGTTGGCGACGATCGAGGCGCAAGGCGTGACCGGCGTCGGCTATGTGGGCATCACCGCAGGCAGCCCCGGCGCGCGGCTGCTGTCGGATCAGGCCGAGGGCGACGTGCCGATGATCGAGGCCGGACAATCCGCGCTGCAGTCGCTGACCGAGGAAGGCCCCGAGATCCTGTCGGAAACGCTCGAACTGGTGCGCGAGCTGCGCGGCCTCATCGGGGGCGAAACGCAGGCGCGGGTGCAGACCATCTTGGAAAACGTCGAGCGGGCCTCTGCAGATCTGACAAACACGCTTGATGCGATCTCTTCGGTGGCGGACTCGGTGAATGGTTTTGCCGAGGGTGTCGGGACGATCACCGAGAGCATCGACACGCTGAGCCGCGATGCGGGCACCACGCTGCAGGACGCAAGCGCCGCCATGCGCTCGGTCGAGGCGCTCTCGGAAGAGGCGCGCGGGCTGATCGCGCAAGGCTCTGGCAGTGTGCAGGTGGCCGAGGATTACATCACCACGCGGCTCGGCCCGGCGACGGAACAGGTGCAGCGGTCGGTTGCAGAGATCGGGAGCCGCTTTGCCGCGCTCAGCGACCGGGCCGAGACGCTTGCCAGCACCTTCACCACCACCGGAGAGACCGCGACCCAGCGCCTAACCGAAGCGCGCCAGACCCTGGCTTCGGTCGATGCGCTGATTGCCGAGCTGACGCAGACCTCGCGCAGCGTGGATGGTGCGGCGCAGCGGCTCGACGGGTTGATCGCGGGCGACACCAGTGCCCTTGTCGCAGAGTTGCGCACCGCCACCGCCGAGGCCACAGCGGTCATCCGCGACTTTGGGCAAACCGCGGGCGGCGATCTGGCGGCCATCTTCGAGGACATCCGCAGCGCCACCCGCTCTGCCGCGCAGACCATCGACACGGTGGGCGCGGATCTCACCTCTGCCTCTGGCCAGCTCGATGGGCTGGCGCAAAATGCCTCCGAAACACTGGAGGCGGCGCGGACCACATTTGCCAATGCCAACGAGACGCTCTCGGCGATCAACGGCACGCTGGAGACCGGAGACCGCGCGCTTGTCGCCGCCGAGCGCGCCTTTGACGGGGCCGACAAGGTGATCCGCGACGAGGTGGGCCAGATCACCGCGCAGCTGCGCGAGACGCTGACGGGCCTCGAAAGCGCAATCGGCACGGTGGCCGGAGAGATCCCCGAAATCACCAGCGAGCTGCGCAGCGCCAGCCGCTCGGCAGCTTCGGCCTTCTCGGGGCTCGAAGGTGCGGTGGGCGATGCCCGCCCGGCGCTGCGCGAGTTCTCCTCCACCGCCCTTCCCCAGTTCGGGCGGCTGGCCGCCGAGGCGCGCGCGCTGATCGACAATCTCGATGCGCTGACCACGCAGATCCGCCGCGATCCGAGCCGCTTCTTCCTCGACCAGCGCGCCCCAGAATATCGAAGGTAG